The window TGATAAAGTATTTATAAGGGATGTCTTCCCAGCCTAACGCCCAGGGGATACCTCACAAGCTCCGAGTGACGAAAAGTAGCGATGGCTATTTAAGCTTAATCACAGAGACCGGAGAGCCGTATATATGTCCGGTCTGTGGAAACGACAAGTTCGTTTACAACTATGAGAGAGGAGAAATAGTATGTGTTGTGTGCGGCACCGTGATATCGGAGAACTTGGTGGATCTAGGCCCCGAATGGCGTGCCTTCACTAACGAGGAGAAGGGGCAGAGAGCCCGCACAGGCGCGCCCATCACGCGTCTGGTCTCGGAGGCCTTGACCACAGTTATAGACTGGAGGGATAAGGACGTGTCGGGCAAGGAGCTGGACCTTAAGCGGAAGTTAGAGGTCATAAGGTTGAGGAAGTGGCAGACGCGGGCCCGCGTGCAGACATCCTACGAGCGCAACTTCGTCCAGGCGGCGCAGGAGCTGGAGAGGCTCAAAAGCGCCATGGGCGTCCCGCGGCCCTGCGTAGAGCAGGCTCTGGAGATCTATAGACAAGCGTTGGAGAAAGAGCTGGTCAGAGGGCGCTCCGTCGAGGCCATGGCCGCCGCCGCGCTGTATATGGCGTGTAGGATGCTCAAGACGCCGAGACCTCTCGACGAGCTTATAAGATTCACGAAGGCCTCTAGAAGGGAGGTAGCCAGATGTTACAGATTGTTGCTACGCGAGCTTAACGTCAGGGTGCCCATAAGCGATCCGGTGCTCTACATATCTAGGGTGGCCGAACAGCTCAAGCTGACAGGAGATGTTGTAAAGACGGCGATCGACATAATAAATAAAGCCAAGAAAGCCGGGCTGACCGCGGGCAAAGATCCCGCGGGCCTCGCCGCGGCGGCGGTCTATATCGCCTCTCTGCTACACGGCGATAATAGGACCCAGAAGGACTTCGCAATAGCCGCCGGCGTGACTGAGGTCACAGTTAGGAATAGATATAAGGAGTTAGCTAAAGCGCTTGATATAAAGATACCAATCAAATGATTATAAAAAGCAACGATTTAATTACGGTAAAGCCAGCGGAAATGCCGCTTAGTAGCGGCCACGTAGTTATGTATCTGCACAAACGGGTGGCGGATATGTCGGTCAGCGAACTTTTCGAGCTGGCGAAAGACCTCAAGGAGCTGATAGCCAAGATGAAGCGCTCCTACAGACCCGAGGCCTACAACGTAGTGCTGTGGGACGACAAGATAGAGGTACTGCCCCGTTGGTGCGGCGACATGAGCTTCAACGCGTTCTACGGCCTCAAGACCACTCCCCAAACTCCTCAAATGATCTTTGAATCATATAGATGAATATTACAATAGATTTAATATTTTTTATTTTTATTTTCAGTATAGGATTATATGTAATTTATAAGATTGAATATGATATAAAGATTTTACGGATATTGAAGGCTTATCCCGTAGTTGCGAGGGTAAAGGGCGAGGGGTTAGTGGACTTCTCGAACCTCTCTGTAATGCTCAGAGACTACGACATAGAGTATTCGGTTGAGGGGCCTGTGGACGTCGAGAGGGTGGGCGAAGGGGTGTACAAGATAAGGGCGAGGTCGGGCGGGAGAGTAGTGTTCAGGATAGTGGCGTACGGGAATTTCGACGAGTACGCGGTGGAGAAGAGCGTGGAGGTTTTAGGCGGCTAAGAGGCGCGAAAGTCTAAACACCTCTACGTCCCACGCAACGGCGGCCAGATAAAATGCTATATATGGCGAAGTGTCTCCGGCGAACGCGCCGGCTATGCCGGCGAGCGACGATATGGCGAGCACGAGGCCCACGGAATCGACGAGCGCTATGAGGGGTATTATGACCACGTAGATCTCCGGCTCCCTCGCTATGGAGAGCGCCAGTGAGGCTATAGCGGTTACTACTATGCTTACGACGGCCACCGGGTCCATCAAAAGCGTGACGAAGTATATCGCCAGCACCACTACGAACCTATACACGGCCAGCGACGCCAGCAACCTCTGCACGTCGGAGAGATACGAGGTGGTATTTCAAACTTTTCAGCCCGGCTTTCGCCACTACGGGGGAAGACTTTATAAATTGGTTCTAATCGTGTGGCTATGGCTGACGCCATAGCGGCGACGCCGCCTAAGCCCCTCGTCAAGGAGCCGGCAACCATAAGTAGCGGCGGCGTGGCCAGATGGAAGGTGGGCAGAGGGTTTTCCGTCGGCGAGGTGAGGCAGGTGGGCTTGACCGTGGAGCAGGCCAGGCTGTTGGGCCTTTACGTGGATACGAGGCGTAAGTCTATCCACGACGTCAACGTGCAGGCGCTGAGGGAGTGGCTGGTCAAGGTGCTGGAGGGGCAGATGCCTCCTCCCGAGCCGAAGATGCCTGTCTCTGTCTCGATAAAGCCCAAGAGAGGACGCGCGTTTAGGGGCTTGACGTCGGCCGGAAGGAGGGCCAGAGGTCTATTGAGCACCAGATATAAGGAGACCCACGCGAGGAAGTGGAAGAAGAAGGCGGCCGAGAGGGCGGCTAAGAGGCGCCATGAGGCTACCAAGGGCTTGGGCAACCTAATGAGGATCTCGAAAATAATCCATAAGAAGTAGTTTACTTAAATCTACGTAAATTCTCTATTAACGTTTCTATTTCTAGATTTGTCACCGCTAGCGGAATATATTCCCGTTTACATATTTCCAAGGCCAGGCTATCCACCTCCTTGACGCCGTGTAGCACCATCACAGCAGGTTTCAGATTAACTACGGCCGACATAGCCTTCACGGCTATCACGGGAGATCTTCCGGTCGATACCTTTGTGAATATGGCCGCCCTTTGGGACGTCGTGCCGTAGAGGCGCAGATACTCGTTGGAGGGCACTTCCAAGACGAGCTTTATGCTGTCCACCAGGGTGTAGCCGTATATATCTACGGGCGGAGGCTCTATCAAGATCTCCGCATCTATTGCGTTTAAAAACTCCCTAATGGGCACGGGGGACGTGAAGTCCCGCATGTCGAGGACAGCGATCCAATACTTCTCCTTCAGTATCTGCCTCATCAGCAGATTGACGATGGGGCTGCCGCGCTCCAGATCCGCCTCTATGAGCGCCTGGACCAGCCTCTTCACGAACCTGGCGCCGGGGAACTTCCTACGGCCCGACTCGTAGTCGCTGATAACGCTCGGCGAGGTGTTCAGCCTTACGGCCAACGCAGTCTGCGTAAGGCCGAAGACCAGCCGCCACCTCTTTATCGCCTCGCCAGGGTTTTCCGACATTATTATATCGCCTGCTATATACATGGCGACATCCCTATACGGCTGAGTCATCGTAGGAAGGTACACATGGGAATATAATCATTTCTTTTTTGTAAACAGAAGGCGTGCCGTGCTTTGAGCAAGAAAAGCTAAATATCGCTGGTACTCCCCCCACGTGATCAACAAGGACGAGCTTTTGAGCAAGATACGTGAATTGAGCGCGTCGATGGATCAACTAGAGGGGCAGATAGCCGCTATCACTAAGGAGATTGAGGATAAACGAAATGCTCTGGGCGAGGTCAGGAGGAGTCTGGCGGAGGTCAGATCCCAAATAGACAATATAAGGGCTAAGTTCCAGAAGATCAGGGAGGATCTGGGCCAGCTACGGGCTAAGCGCCAGGAGATAATAGATTCCATACGTAAAGCCAAGTCGCAGATCTTAGAGATAAACGTGGAGATGCAGAAGCATAGGGAAAAGCTAGACGCGTATAGGAAAGCCCTCAGCGCCATTAACGAATACGTGGGGGGCAGGCCGCTGGACAAGGAGAAGATGAAGATGTTAGTGGAGAAGCTCGAGTACTATTTCGAGACCTCGCCGACGGATCCGGAGTGGGAGCGCCAGTTCATCAAGACGATATCCGAGATAGAGGAGGAGTTGAACTTGGCCGACTCCCTCGAGAAGTTGCGGTCTCACATACAGGAGATAAAAAACAAGCTGGATGAGCTGAAGAGGAGAAAGGACGAGATTAGGCAGAATATAGCCAACTTGGTGAATTCTCTAAATTCCGTAAAGGAGGAGATCGCGAAGCTCAAGAAGGAGAGGGAGGAGGCGTATAAACAGCTAACAGAGCTGAAGAAGAAGAGGGACGAGCTGAAGCAGATGAGGGACGACTTAAAGAAGGCCATCGTCGATCTAGCTATAAAGAGGAAGGAGCTTAGGGCCCGGTTAGCCCAGCTTAGGGATGAGCTGAACAAATACACCATACTGCTCAAGGCCGCCGATCTCTCGGAGAGGTACAAAACTGCCCTAGAGGCGCAGAACGCGAAGAAGGAAGGCCTGAGGGCCAAGGCCGAGGAGATATACCAGAAACTGCTAAGGGGCGAACGCCTCACCCACGAGGAGATGAAGATATTAGCGGAAGCCGGCTACCTCGCTGAGGAATAGTGAGGGTACTTGTTCTCTATGTCGATCGTGATGGGGACCTCAAACAAGCCGGAATCGCCACGCCGGTAGTAGGCAGAGACAACGTACTGCGCCTGGGCATACAGTACATCCTTAGGCATCCAGACGACTCGGACGCCAACGCGATATTTGCGGCGGTTAAGATCTACGACAGCCTCGAGGAGAAGCTGGGCAAGGGCAACGTGGAGGTGGCCGTGGTCTGCGGCTCTCCCGACGAGAGGATGGCCAACTTAGTCGTCCTCGACGAGCTTGGGCAAGTCCTCACGTCCTTCGACGCCGACGCCATATATTTCGTGTCGGACGGCCCCTCGGACGAAGCGGCCGTAATGGCGATCCAGACGCGCAGACCTGTGATATCGGTGGAGAGGGTTATAGTGAAGCAGTCTAGATCCGTCGAGGAGACCGTGTCCCTAATAAGGTATTACTTAACTAAGGCGGTGAGGGAGCCCGAGTATAGGAGATACACCGTCGGAATTCCCTCATTCCTTCTATTCCTATACGCTCTCTCAATATTTATAAATATTCAAATAATTTCATATATTTTAGAACTTGGTGTACTATTTCTATTATTTTTATTAATGATGTATGGATTCGGTGTATATGATTTTCTGAAGACTATACTTAGGAAATACGAGGTCACCTTCGCGGTCTCCGTGGTATCTCTCTTCGCAGTGACGGTATATTTCATACTAGCCCTCTCGGGGTATCTCGGGATAAGGGTGCCTCAGAGCCTATCTATACAATACAACGGCCTAGTGCCCGCCGTTGTCCTCGTAGTGCCGATAGTCAGCTACGCCATCGAGGGCTTCTTGAGGACTCAACGCATCTCGCGGAGCGTGTTTATACTAGCGGCGTTGGTGTTTTCGTTCTTCTACTTCATCATGCCTCCAATCGTTGGGGCGGTCGGGGGATCTCTCGACGTAAGGCTCTTCTTCGAGGGGGTCTTGCTATTCTCAGCAACTACGATCTTGGGAATAATAATAGCGTTGGTGTTATCGCGTGCGTTGCCGTCTGTCATTAAATAAGCGATATCCTTGCCTGTCTAGGGAGGAGCTAGCCTCGTTGGCTAAGTCCCACGGCTGCAATATCCTCGAGGAGGATTCCGTGGTGGTATTGGACTGCCCCGATTGCGCTGTGGCCAAGAGAGCCGCGTTTGCCAGACCCCTTGAGGCGTCTAGAGATAAGCCAGTGCAAATACAGAAGAGGAGTACGGTGACCATGGACGCCTTCACGGCGCGATTATTGGCAAATCTGGCAATGTCTAGGAAGCTGTCGAAGGTTCTGGAACCCTTCATAGGATCAGGCGCGGTGGCCGCTGAGGCCGAAAGATACGGAGCCTACGTGGTCGGCGTCGACATAGACGCCGATATGCTGAGGAGAGCCGCGGCCAACACGTCGGCGGATCTCGTACAAGCCGACTCGCGCATGTTACCGTTCAGAAAGGCGTTTGACGCGGCCGTGGGGGATGCCCCGTACGGTAGGATGTCGGTGGTCGAAGGAGACGTCGAGGGCCTCATAAGGCAGTTTCTAGACGAGGCGATGTGTGTGGTGAGGGGCCGCATAGTATTGGCCATACCCATATATTTCGACGTGCCTCATCTCCGTAGCTGTGCTATGTACGTCCACGGAGGCCTATACAGGGTTATAATAGTGGCTCAATCGGGCGGCGGCCCCTCGTAGAAGATCCGCCCCTTGTAGGTCCGCGGCGCTATCCAGTCGAGGAAACCCCTGACGTCAGACGTCTCGACCGAGAAGACTATGGGGCCCAGGGGGGACTCGTTGGGCTCCGTGGCGAAGGAGACGACGCCGACGTATGCGGCTTGTTTATGTAGGTTGAAGACGATCCTCCCCTCGCCTGCTATGGACCTGGAGAGCACCGAACGCGCCGAGTCTTGAATGCCCTGGCGCCATATGGCCTCCTTGAGCTTCAGGAGGGATCTATAGCTATGTCCTCTGGCCACTAACAACGTCGTGTCGCCCTCGCGCCTCACCTCGACCTCGTCCGGCTCGAAGACGTTAAGGACAGCGCGTCTAACCTTCTCGGGATCCTCCGTGGGCCTTATCTCGGCTATGACCTCCACCTTCATAACCTCCTCACTATTGCGTCCACCTCCGCATCGAGCTCCTCGATGCTTTTGTCCTCGTTCACGATTATCGCGTCGGCTCTCATGAGCAACGCGGTCACCCCGAGCTTCATCTCCCTGTAGTCGCGCATAGCGAATTGGGCGTACGTGGCTGGGTCGTCCTCTCTCCCTCTAGAGGCGAGCCGCCTCAAGCGAGTCTGCCGAGAGGCCGCGACGTAGACGAGGAACAGACGTCCGAGGATCTCTTCCAACGCCTCGGCCTCCTCGGGGCTTCTCAAACCATCTATCACTACCCTATCGTCTCTCCCTAAGCCGAGCCCCCGCACGACTGCCCTCATGCCGCCCTCGAGCCTTATCAACACAGCCGCCTCGTCGGGAGTCACGCCCCTCTTTTCGGCGTAGCTCCTTATGATGTCGCCCATGGTGTACGGCTTAAAGCCGCGTTTGACGAATAACGATGTAATTAATGTCTTCCCGCTTCCCGGCAGGCCGGCTATGCCGACCGCTACCACCGCCCCAGCCTCTGGGCCAATATTAAAAGTTCTCCGTAGTCCGCCTCCGCCTTAAAGCCTTGAGGAGACATATGGGTCGGCGCGGCGTGTATACCATATTCGCCAAGCCGCCGCACCAGCTCCGACACGCCTATCTTCAGATCGCCCAGCTCGTGCGTTAAATAATACCAAGGCCTCGACACGGAGTACTCGAGAGCCAAAGTACTCAACAACCGCCTGGCCCCCTCCTCCTCGGCCCTATCGGCCAGCTCAGATACAAAGGCCGCGTCGCCGAGCTCCCCAACCCAAAGCGGCCCGATAGACGACGGCTTCCCGGTCCTTGAGACGAGTCTATACCCCCTCCGGATCTCTAGGTAGGCCAGCCTACGGAGCGAGTCGGAGGCATCCCTGGCGCCCCTCACGACCTTGCCGCAGAACCTAAAGTAGTGCCTCTCCCAGTACGCTATCAGAGGCTCGAGAGCGAAGTCGTTGGCCGCCGCGGCTCTCGCCAGAAAGCTCAACAACGCTCTGAGGCCCACCTCGACGTAGAACGGCGTCTTGGAAAGCCTTACGCCATACCTCCTCAACGCCTTTTCCCTATAGTTGCCCACGAGCACCGCCGTATCGGTGGCGGTGGCGCAGAGAAGCCCGCCGTCCCTAATCGCCTGGAAGGCGGACTCCACGAACGGCGCGGGGGAACCGAAAGGGTCTAGGTCAACCACGTCGCATTCGCCCCTCAGCCGCCTCAACAATATCGAGGCGTCTTCGTTGTATACCTCGGCCGACACGCCGTTGAGCTCTAGGTTCTTCCTTATCACCTCCACGGCGGCCTTAGATATGTCGTTGAGCACGAGCCTGCCGACGGCGTTTGTCTCCAAGGCGTATCTTATCCCGCGTATGCCGGTGGCGCTGAGGGGTTCGCATACGTCTAGCTTCCTGCCCTCGATGCGGGAAAAAGCATCGAGCACGAGGATCGATATATACCTATTCCTAGCCATATATCTGTTGTAGAACACAGGGGCGTTGGCCGGATCTGCATATTTGGCCGGATCAGGCGCCCAGAACCTGGCTTTCCCCTCCTCGAGGAGGACGAAGCTCACCCCCTCACGACCTCGGCGCCGAATATGCTGGCGAGGGCTTCCGCCTTCTCGCGCCTCTCCTCGCTTTTCACTATGAATATAGGCCGCTCGTCGTAGGCTATCCCGTTGGGATGAGACTGCTCCAGCTTGTAGGCGTTGGCGCCTATGGCTCTGCTCGCCTTGTCTATAGAATCTGCCTTAATCGAAGTGAATAGATCTATCCGCTTGAATATGTCCGTCCCGAAAAACCTAGCCAACGTGGTTGCGGCCTCCTCGGGGACTCCCATGTCCCCCCGCTCATATCTATACACGGTCTCCCTGGACACCGACAACATCTCAGATAAGGCGCTCAGACTGAGGCCGGCCTCCTCCCTACGCTCCCGCAAGGCCTCGCCGTCAACGAGGGCGTAGCGCCTCCCTCTGATCTGGAGGAACATGGGCATATCGCCTCTGAACGCCTTGGCGAGAGTGGCTAGGGACACGAAGTTGACGTTGTCGCGCCTATAGACGACTCCCTCCCTCAACACGCTGCCTCTAGCTGAGGAGGCGACGCCGAGGGCGGGGACGTCGAGGAGCTCGGAGAGTAGCTTAACGTCGCGAAGGGCTCCGGTGGGGACCTCGTCGGCGTTGGGGGCCACCTTGAGCAATATCTTCTTCCCCTCGTGCTCCACGACCATGGTGTAGGCATATGGCCTAGAGACGTCTATGAATAGATCTACTCCGTGTTGCCTCACTATGCTTAAGGTAGCGCTGAGCAGCTTCTCCTGCACTGTGATAAGTTAGATGTGAAAATATATAAGGCTTAAAGGCGTATTATCGCGGTGGGGAGTACCCGGCAAGCCTGATCCCTGATGATCCATTCATGGGCCGAGAAAGCTATTTATCCGAGGGCCTTCCCTCAACTACGTGAGGCGCGTGAGGCTTAGCAATAAGGAGATTAAGGAGCTCGTCGCCAGCTTGGGCAGAGCCGGCGAGCTCATCAGAGATGCTGACGCGGTAGAGGTTGTGGAGATCGAGGGGGGACGCGCCATCTATGTAGCGGATTCACAGCCGGCGCTCTTGAAGACCCAGATCGCCAACATCGGCGAGATCTTTCTGCCTACGCTTTACTTAATACACAAAACTCCGCTGGGCCAGAAGGCGCTCTCGCTGTACCCGTTAGTTCTAGTCGACGCAGGAGCCGTAAAACACATACTAAACGGCGCAGACGTCATGAGGCCGGGGATAAGATCCATCGAGGGCGATTTCAGCAAGGGCGACCCCGTCTTGGTATCCGACGAGAAGAGGAGGGCTATAGCGGTAGGCGTCGCCCTATATCCGCGGGGCGAGCTAGAGGCCATGGATCGCGGCAAGGTGATCTACAACGCCCACTACCTCGGCGATAAGGTGTGGAAGCTATCGCTTGAGCTGGCCGAGAAGAGATGACAACAGTTCGTTGAAGGCCAAGTCGTCGCGCCGCTCGGCATATCTCCTAAGGGCCTCCAGGGGCGGCGTGAGGCCCAACGCCCGCAACAAGTTTGCGGCCTGGGTTACGTTCTGCGCCCCGGGCCGCGCCGACTCGAAGTCGAGGATGACAGCCCTCCCGCCTCTGGCGACTAGCACGTGTTTCCCCGGCCTGGAGAGCTCGCCGTGAGAGATCCCCGCCAGATCCAGAGCCCGCGCCTGTCTGAGCAGATCGGCCACGAACCTGGCCCTCTCCTCGGCCCCAGCGGCTCTCCACCAATCCGCGACGGGCGTGCCCTCCACGTACTCCATAACCAACACGTCTCTAGTGTATGCGTAGAGCCTGGGGCCTACGCCGACCCCGTTGGCGATCTGGAGATAGCGGGCCTCGTCGAGCAGATGCGGCCTCTGGGCATCCCCCCTCCTAATTTTACACGCATATATGTCGCCGTGCCTGGATCTACAGAAGACGACGACTCCGTTATTGCCCTTGCCTAGAAGGCGCGTAGGTCCCCACACAACATCGCCGCCCGGCTCCACCCTTACGCCTAGAGAGGACAGTTGCCTTGCTACCTCCGCCAAGTGGGCCAGATCGCCGCCTATAGCTAACGCGAGAGCCTCCCTCAACTTCATATATACATGATCCGTATCGGTATATGAGCACTAAGAGGGATCTCGTGGTGAAGAGGATCGCCGAACTTGTGAGGGCCGGCGCCACTTTGACGTCGTATACATGTCCGGCGTGCGGCACGGTGCTCGTCAAGCTAAAGACCGGCGAATACTACTGCGCCAACTGCGAGAGGACTGTCGTGGTCGTCAAGTCGGAGGAGGAGGCCCAGAAGGTCTCGGAGCTCTACAGCCTGAAGGAGGTTAGGCAGATAGTCTTCAACAAGATACTGTCGCTGGGCAGAGAGATAGGCGGGCTCGACGGCGAGGAGCTCTACGACAGGTTGAGGACTCTTTCCATTCTGCTTGATATATACGAGAAGTTGAGCAAGATGAGCGGCTCCTGATCAGCGCTGCATACCCTCGTCACCTGTAGGGAGCGGTGATCCTCATCACGTTAAAAAGGCGGATCCCGGTATATATGTGATGACGTGGTCCTATTGCGAGGGATGAGCGGACCCCTACCCATCTGATAAAAAGGTTATATAGATGAGAAAAGCCATTTATATGCGGGCGGCTAGGTTCTATGGGCCTGGAAAGCCTCTGGCGATCGAGGAAGTGCCCAGGCCCAGCCCGGGGCCCGGCGAGGTGCTCGTCAGGGTAAAAGCCGCCGGCGTCTGCCACACCGAACTGCATTTCCTAGACGGCATACTCAATCTAGGAGTTATGCCAATAACGTTGGGCCACGAGATAGCTGGAGTCGTGGAGGAGGTAGGCCCGGGCGTCGACGACCCCAAGCCGGGCGATAGGGTGATTGTGTATTACTATGTCGGGTGCGGCAGATGTAGGCACTGCCTGAGAGGCGAGGAGAATCTCTGCGAGAACCCCAAGGCCGAGTACGGATTCATAACCGACGGCGGGTACGCCGAGTACGTGAAGGTGCCTGCGAGGAACGCCGTGAAGCTCCCCGACAATATCCCCTTCGAGCAGGCCGCGCCTATAGGGTGTAGCGTCACGACGGCCATACACGCCACCAAGAGGGCGAGGCCGGAGATGGGCGAGTACGTGGCAGTCTACGGCGTAGGGGCCGTGGGCTTCGCATTGATACAGTACAACAAGCTTATCGGCGCGAAGGTAATAGCCATAGGCAGATCCGAGAGGAAGCTTGCGCTGGCTCGGGAGCTGGGCGCCGATTACGTCATAAACGCCAGGTCCGAGGACGTGGTGAGGAAGGCCCTGGAGATAACTGGCGGGCGCGGCGTCGACGTGGTGTACGAGCTGGTGGGCGTTAAGGAGACCATGGATAATTCCCTCAAGATGTTGGCCAAGAGAGGGCGCCTGGTCCTGATAGGCTATTGGCGCGACAAGCTGGAGGCCAACCCGCTGGATCTAGTGGTGAAGGAGGCCGTAATAACGGCGTCGGTGGGGAATACGCTGGAGGAGCTTATTGAGGCGGTGCGCCTGGTCTCTGAGGGCAAGATAAAGGTGGTCGTCGATAGGGTCGTCGGGCTCAGCAAGATAAACGAGGAGCTCGAAAGGCTTAGGAGAGGCGAGGTCGTGGGCAGGGTCGTTATCAACCCCGAGGCGCCTTGAAGTATATCTCGAAGGAGAACTCGGCGGCCTCGCCCGGGCCCAATATCTTCAGCCCCATGCCGTTGTGGTAGGCATCGGGCGCCCCCGACATCGGCTCGACCGCGACTGCCCCCTCTACGCCCGTGTATACCTGTATATACGGCATATTCCGTCTGCGCATCTCGACTACGGAATACGGCGACTCGAGAATCACGGGATCGCCCTCGACGAGGAAACAGTCGTCGTAGTCGCCCTCCACCCCGAAACTGTGCGGGACGAGCTCGCCGGTGGGTATCTTGCCTACAGCAACACATCTAAGCGGGTTCTCCGCCCTCAATCTCCACGGGCGCGACACGACGAAGTACGGATGTGCGCCCACGACCAGAGGCGCCCTCCTCCGGCCCGCGTTAACGATGCTTAACGAGACTGAGAGGGAGTTCTCGGACAGCTCGTAGCGGACTGCGCATGAGAGGGTCGAGGGGTAGCCCGGATGGGAGAGCTCCAGCTGGAATTCGGCAAAGTCGTCGCCGCGTTCAGCCAAGGCCCAGTCCATGGACATGGCCAGGCCGTGTATCGCGTGGCCCTCGGCGCTTTTGGGCAATTCGTAGAAGACCCCGTCCAGCTCGTAGACGCCGTCCTTGACCCTGTTGGCGAAGGGTATGAGCAACGCCATACCGCCCCTCGTCTGGCTATCGACCGAGCCGGGAAGCACTATATCCCTACCGCCTTGTCTGAGCGAGGACAGGTACGCGCCCCTCGCGTGGAGGACGGCCACGGTCTGGCCCGACCTGAGCGTTATCACAAAAATATAAGAGGGGATATATTTTCATGCTCAAGAGGGAGCTCATAAGATTGCTGGAGGAGGACGCCGAGTTTAGAGACATTGCGAGGGCCAAGCTGGGCATCGCCGAGCTGGCGCAGACCCTCCAGAGGCTGGCGCAGGCCCTAGAAAACCTCGCGGCCGAGATAAGAGAACAGAACGTCTCGACGAGGGCGCTGGCCGAGGCTTGTCGGAGTAGCTCCTCGGATATAGCCGCGCTGAAGTCGTTGGCGGAGAGGGAAGTCGAGGCGATAGGGGCGCTCGCGCGGACCGTGGAGCAGATCGCCGAGAGGCTCGAGAAAAGGCAGACGGAGTCGACCGACGCGCTCAGCGCGAGGATAGTCGAGGTGGCGGAGGCCGTGAGGAAGCTCGACGAGACGTTACGCAAGCTGGTCGCGGCGATTTAACGAAGAGGAAGCCCTCCTGCCAGCACGCCGGTTTCCCGGGCCCTCGCGGAGCCCAGTACTCCCGAGCGCGGCGCCGGCCTTAGCTTCCGGGATCTGGCGAGTCCGGGCGTAGCACCGGCGCCTATGGCCGGCTCAGAGGGCATCCGCTATACAAGCTTGGCTTTTTAAGCATTTTGCCGCCGAGAGAATACGCTGAATTTACGGCGCCATGGCCTCTTCCATGTATCGCGAGCGGGCGACCTAAACCCTCTAGCGTACTTTATTACAATATTGTTGTCTATTTAAATGATTTTTGTTTCGTTTCTACTTAGACTTTCTTTAATTAATGTATATAATTCATCCCAGTGCTTATAGGCATTATCCTCGATAAAATACACATCGCCGTACCTCATGCCGAGCCTTTTAACTAAGCCGTTTTTCTCCAGCAAGCTTAGGTGATACTTAACGGTTTTATAGTCTATACCTAATTCTTTTGATATTTGATTTATATTAGTTGGCCTTTCTTTTAATAGCATTAATATCTTAGATCTCATATAACCGCCTTTAGATTCTACGAGTAGCCATCTGATTCTGGCATACATAGGACACGTGTTGGCTAACCTATCGGTTGCGTCGTTGCTGCTAGAAGCGCCTACAGTTAGCAACATTAATAGGCGGAATATATCGGCGGTACTGCCTAAAGCCGTATGCATGGGACAAAAGATATACCCGCTATAAAATCTTCTCTCTTCCGTAGCCTCCCCCGCCCGGCGTCTCTATAACCACCTCGTCGCCCTCAGCGAGCTCGACCGTCTCGCTACCTATTGTCGCGGCCTCGCCGTTGCGT of the Thermoproteus uzoniensis 768-20 genome contains:
- a CDS encoding ArsR/SmtB family transcription factor, translated to MYARIRWLLVESKGGYMRSKILMLLKERPTNINQISKELGIDYKTVKYHLSLLEKNGLVKRLGMRYGDVYFIEDNAYKHWDELYTLIKESLSRNETKII